The following are encoded in a window of Haloarcula halophila genomic DNA:
- a CDS encoding RNA 2'-phosphotransferase gives MPDPIFACETHSYYQGEGCPVCDRVGREVLDGSRRRQLSKFVSGALRHFPDDAGIELDEAGWTPLAALVGAVEDNYDWASRDHVEGVVATDPKGRFELDEAGGEQRIRAAYGHSVPVDLASAPTPVPETLYHGTAPRHVDAIMSEGLRPMSRQKVHLSESVEEAQAVGARHAEDPVVLVVDAAAMRAEGHDIVKRGSATYTTDRVPPRYVSRRSL, from the coding sequence ATGCCGGACCCGATCTTCGCCTGTGAGACCCACAGTTACTACCAGGGGGAGGGGTGCCCGGTCTGTGACCGGGTCGGCCGTGAAGTCCTGGACGGTAGCCGTCGACGACAGCTCTCGAAGTTCGTCAGCGGTGCCCTGCGGCATTTTCCCGACGACGCCGGGATCGAACTCGACGAGGCCGGGTGGACGCCGCTGGCCGCACTCGTCGGTGCGGTCGAGGACAACTACGACTGGGCGAGCCGCGACCACGTCGAGGGCGTCGTCGCGACGGACCCGAAAGGCCGGTTCGAACTGGACGAGGCGGGCGGGGAACAGCGCATCAGAGCCGCGTACGGCCACTCGGTTCCGGTCGATCTGGCGTCGGCACCCACGCCGGTTCCGGAGACGCTGTACCACGGCACTGCGCCGCGACACGTCGACGCGATCATGAGCGAAGGGCTGCGGCCGATGTCACGCCAGAAAGTCCACCTCTCGGAGAGCGTCGAGGAGGCCCAGGCCGTCGGTGCGCGCCACGCCGAGGACCCCGTGGTGCTGGTCGTCGACGCGGCGGCGATGCGGGCCGAGGGCCACGATATCGTCAAACGCGGGTCCGCGACCTACACGACCGACCGGGTCCCCCCGCGGTACGTCTCCCGGCGGTCGCTGTAG
- the gpmI gene encoding 2,3-bisphosphoglycerate-independent phosphoglycerate mutase, with translation MHVGLVILDGWGLNPDEDTRDAVAAAETPNFDRYWDDGAHSTLATHGRRVGLPEGQMGNSEVGHLNIGAGRVVKQDSARITDSIARSRGESAPDDAAEDPPFFENETVLSAFEYADDHDGRVHFMGLVSDGGVHSYQDHLHALIELAGQRGTEAVSHAFTDGRDTSPTGGEQYLTDLQAHAEAHGTGHVATVCGRYYAMDRDQNWDRTRRAYDAIVDRAGDHHADDPVTAATRSYERDDTDEFIEPTTVGDHAGLADGDAVLFFNFRADRARQLTRMLGDIRPEDWGADTTPPETRLVTMTEYDATFDVPVAFPPNQPEDVLGEVLAANGLTQVRLAESEKYPHVTYFLNGGREVEFDGEMRRIVESPDVPTYDRQPEMSAPELADTAIEFIETEDPDALVLNFANPDMVGHTGDFDAAVAAVEAVDEQLGRLVAAINAAGGHVLICADHGNADDMGTAEDPHTAHTTNPVPFVYLSPDGTADGRTARDGGTLADLAPTMLALLGIEQPAAMTGQSLVE, from the coding sequence ATGCACGTCGGCCTCGTCATCCTCGACGGCTGGGGGCTCAATCCGGACGAAGACACGCGGGACGCCGTCGCCGCGGCCGAGACACCGAACTTCGACCGCTACTGGGACGACGGTGCCCACTCGACGCTCGCGACCCACGGCCGCCGGGTCGGTCTCCCGGAGGGCCAGATGGGCAACTCCGAGGTCGGCCACCTCAACATCGGCGCCGGCCGGGTCGTCAAACAGGACTCGGCGCGGATCACCGACAGCATCGCCCGCTCGCGCGGCGAGAGCGCGCCCGACGACGCCGCAGAAGACCCCCCGTTCTTCGAGAACGAGACGGTCCTGTCGGCCTTCGAGTACGCCGACGATCACGACGGCCGCGTCCACTTCATGGGGCTGGTCTCCGACGGCGGCGTCCACTCGTATCAGGACCACCTCCACGCGCTGATCGAACTGGCCGGCCAGCGCGGGACCGAAGCGGTCAGCCACGCCTTCACCGACGGCCGAGACACCTCCCCGACCGGGGGCGAACAGTACCTCACGGACCTCCAAGCCCACGCCGAGGCCCACGGGACGGGCCACGTCGCGACCGTCTGTGGCCGCTACTACGCGATGGACCGGGACCAGAACTGGGACCGGACCCGCCGGGCCTACGACGCCATCGTCGACCGGGCTGGCGACCACCACGCCGACGATCCCGTCACGGCCGCCACGAGGTCCTACGAACGGGACGACACCGACGAGTTCATCGAGCCGACGACGGTCGGGGACCACGCCGGACTGGCCGACGGCGACGCGGTCCTCTTCTTCAATTTCCGGGCCGACCGCGCCCGACAGCTCACCCGGATGCTCGGGGACATCCGCCCGGAGGACTGGGGCGCGGACACCACCCCGCCGGAGACCCGGCTGGTGACGATGACCGAGTACGACGCGACCTTCGACGTACCCGTCGCCTTCCCACCGAACCAACCCGAAGACGTACTCGGCGAGGTGCTCGCGGCGAACGGGCTCACGCAGGTCCGTCTGGCCGAGTCCGAGAAGTACCCCCACGTCACCTACTTCCTCAACGGCGGCCGCGAGGTGGAGTTCGACGGCGAGATGCGCCGCATCGTCGAGAGCCCCGACGTCCCGACCTACGACCGCCAGCCCGAGATGAGTGCGCCCGAACTCGCCGACACCGCTATCGAGTTCATCGAGACCGAGGACCCCGACGCGCTCGTCCTCAACTTCGCGAACCCCGACATGGTCGGCCACACCGGCGACTTCGACGCGGCCGTCGCCGCAGTCGAGGCCGTCGACGAGCAACTGGGCCGCCTGGTCGCGGCGATCAACGCCGCCGGCGGACACGTCCTCATCTGTGCCGACCACGGCAACGCCGACGACATGGGAACAGCCGAGGACCCACACACCGCCCACACGACCAACCCGGTGCCGTTCGTCTATCTCTCGCCGGACGGCACCGCCGACGGGAGGACCGCCCGCGACGGCGGAACCCTCGCGGATCTGGCACCGACGATGCTCGCGCTGCTGGGTATCGAACAGCCGGCGGCGATGACCGGACAGTCGCTCGTCGAGTGA
- a CDS encoding DUF7522 family protein: MSPDILSDELADSIVTTARTATGDSLRSVTYFTRADYEQLYLRDDLERDADLNDFVGHEWQGYKQTENAYQESELGDYRFTVRAFENGYLLRVATQRQGVLITTDGLSMNSYEEIADAIDKLLRDQSGEE, from the coding sequence ATGAGCCCAGATATCCTCTCGGACGAGCTCGCCGACAGCATCGTCACCACCGCCCGGACGGCGACCGGCGACTCACTGCGCTCTGTCACCTATTTCACTCGCGCCGACTACGAACAGCTCTATCTGCGGGACGACCTCGAACGCGACGCCGACCTCAACGACTTCGTCGGCCACGAGTGGCAGGGGTACAAACAGACCGAGAACGCCTATCAGGAGTCCGAACTCGGCGATTATCGCTTTACCGTTCGGGCCTTCGAGAACGGCTACCTCCTCCGGGTGGCGACACAGCGCCAGGGTGTGCTCATCACGACAGACGGACTCTCGATGAACTCCTACGAGGAGATCGCCGACGCCATCGACAAACTCCTGCGCGACCAGTCCGGGGAGGAGTGA
- a CDS encoding sodium:calcium antiporter, which produces MLLGVLVAYLVVLVRAGSSGTGEDRPTGRPFGWLDLGRLVGGLGLVVGGAHLLVTSAVDIALAVGISEWVIGVTVVAAGTSIPEFATSVAAVRQGRVGISAGNVVGSCVFNTLGVLGLAAAVQPLPVAGAAIGTALWLLGLTVLVTVLFYTNELLSRVEGAVLVALNAVNWVLDFVVYG; this is translated from the coding sequence GTGCTGTTGGGTGTCCTGGTTGCCTATCTCGTCGTCCTGGTGCGTGCGGGCTCGTCGGGGACCGGCGAGGACCGTCCGACGGGTCGGCCGTTCGGCTGGCTCGACCTCGGCCGGTTGGTCGGCGGGCTGGGACTGGTCGTCGGCGGGGCGCACCTCCTGGTCACGTCGGCGGTCGACATCGCGCTGGCTGTCGGCATCTCCGAGTGGGTCATCGGCGTGACCGTCGTCGCGGCCGGCACCTCGATCCCGGAGTTCGCGACTTCCGTCGCCGCCGTCCGCCAGGGACGGGTCGGCATCTCCGCCGGAAACGTCGTCGGAAGCTGCGTGTTCAACACGCTCGGCGTGCTGGGGCTGGCCGCCGCAGTCCAGCCGCTCCCCGTCGCTGGGGCCGCTATCGGGACGGCGCTGTGGCTGCTGGGGTTGACTGTTCTCGTGACGGTGCTGTTCTACACGAACGAACTGCTCTCGCGCGTCGAGGGCGCCGTCCTGGTCGCACTCAACGCGGTGAACTGGGTCCTGGATTTCGTCGTCTACGGGTAG